In Ostrinia nubilalis chromosome 10, ilOstNubi1.1, whole genome shotgun sequence, a single genomic region encodes these proteins:
- the LOC135075748 gene encoding histidine protein methyltransferase 1 homolog isoform X6, whose translation MPSKQLKDFDEMVKHANMFTCGDIEIGHINVNEAIANMSLENASKLAEEENSDLVTGIYEGGLKIWECTKDMLEYLADNESKIILRDKKVLDLGCGAGILGIYSFLKGSKVTFQDYNREVLEYVTIPNVILNIEEEDAWEQELKKCNFFSGDWSSFNKKLGDDDKFDIILTSETIYNEDNYEKLTNLFIKRLKEDGVVYVAAKTCYFGVGGGIRQFESSINSNKSLDCEVCWKNTHGIQREILKITRKL comes from the exons ATGCCATCTAAACAACTcaaggattttgatgaaatggtGAAACATGCTAACATGTTTACTTGTGGAGACATAGAGATCGGTCATATAAATGTAAATGAAGCTATAGCTAACATGAGTTTGGAAAACGCTTCAAAACTAGCAGAAGAAGAAAATAGCGATCTGGTAACTGGTATATACGAAG GTGGCCTTAAAATTTGGGAGTGTACAAAAGACATGCTTGAGTATTTAGCAGACAATGAAAGTAAAATTATATTGAGAGACAAGAAGGTTTTGGACCTGGGATGTGGGGCTGGTATATTGGGTATATACTCCTTTCTAAAAGGATCAAAAGTAACATTCCAAGATTAT AATAGAGAAGTCTTGGAATATGTCACAATACCTAATGTTATTTTGAATATCGAAGAAGAAGATGCATGGGAACAAGAATTGAAGAAATGTAACTTCTTTTCGGGCGATTGGAGTTCTTTTAATAAGAAACTTGGTGATGATGACAAGTTTGACATTATTCTTACTTCAGAGACGATTTATAATGAAGATAACTATGAAAAACTAACAAATCTATTCATAAAGAGACTTAAGGAGGATGGTGTTGTTTATGTAGCTGCAAAGACATGTTATTTTGGTGTAGGGGGTGGCATAAGGCAATTTGAAAGTTCAATCAATAGTAATAAATCTCTTGATTGTGAAGTCTGTTGGAAAAACACTCATGGCATTCAGagagaaatattaaaaataacgcgaaaattataa
- the LOC135075748 gene encoding histidine protein methyltransferase 1 homolog isoform X2 translates to MSLKRMSRRLRKKCVIEKNAFLYHFHVDDEKVEKKEDNIKWQECEEVMPSKQLKDFDEMVKHANMFTCGDIEIGHINVNEAIANMSLENASKLAEEENSDLVTGIYEGGLKIWECTKDMLEYLADNESKIILRDKKVLDLGCGAGILGIYSFLKGSKVTFQDYNREVLEYVTIPNVILNIEEEDAWEQELKKCNFFSGDWSSFNKKLGDDDKFDIILTSETIYNEDNYEKLTNLFIKRLKEDGVVYVAAKTCYFGVGGGIRQFESSINSNKSLDCEVCWKNTHGIQREILKITRKL, encoded by the exons ATGTCATTAAAACGAATGAGTCGTAGATTGAGAAAGAAATGTGTAATCGAAAAAAACGCGTTCCTTTATCATTTTC ACGTCGACGAtgaaaaag ttGAAAAAAAAGAAGATAATATTAAATGGCAGGAGTGTGAAGAAGTTATGCCATCTAAACAACTcaaggattttgatgaaatggtGAAACATGCTAACATGTTTACTTGTGGAGACATAGAGATCGGTCATATAAATGTAAATGAAGCTATAGCTAACATGAGTTTGGAAAACGCTTCAAAACTAGCAGAAGAAGAAAATAGCGATCTGGTAACTGGTATATACGAAG GTGGCCTTAAAATTTGGGAGTGTACAAAAGACATGCTTGAGTATTTAGCAGACAATGAAAGTAAAATTATATTGAGAGACAAGAAGGTTTTGGACCTGGGATGTGGGGCTGGTATATTGGGTATATACTCCTTTCTAAAAGGATCAAAAGTAACATTCCAAGATTAT AATAGAGAAGTCTTGGAATATGTCACAATACCTAATGTTATTTTGAATATCGAAGAAGAAGATGCATGGGAACAAGAATTGAAGAAATGTAACTTCTTTTCGGGCGATTGGAGTTCTTTTAATAAGAAACTTGGTGATGATGACAAGTTTGACATTATTCTTACTTCAGAGACGATTTATAATGAAGATAACTATGAAAAACTAACAAATCTATTCATAAAGAGACTTAAGGAGGATGGTGTTGTTTATGTAGCTGCAAAGACATGTTATTTTGGTGTAGGGGGTGGCATAAGGCAATTTGAAAGTTCAATCAATAGTAATAAATCTCTTGATTGTGAAGTCTGTTGGAAAAACACTCATGGCATTCAGagagaaatattaaaaataacgcgaaaattataa
- the LOC135075748 gene encoding histidine protein methyltransferase 1 homolog isoform X3: MSFRFNFVGDADVDDEKVEKKEDNIKWQECEEVMPSKQLKDFDEMVKHANMFTCGDIEIGHINVNEAIANMSLENASKLAEEENSDLVTGIYEGGLKIWECTKDMLEYLADNESKIILRDKKVLDLGCGAGILGIYSFLKGSKVTFQDYNREVLEYVTIPNVILNIEEEDAWEQELKKCNFFSGDWSSFNKKLGDDDKFDIILTSETIYNEDNYEKLTNLFIKRLKEDGVVYVAAKTCYFGVGGGIRQFESSINSNKSLDCEVCWKNTHGIQREILKITRKL; encoded by the exons ATGTCATTCCGATTTAATTTTGTTGGTGACGCAGACGTCGACGAtgaaaaag ttGAAAAAAAAGAAGATAATATTAAATGGCAGGAGTGTGAAGAAGTTATGCCATCTAAACAACTcaaggattttgatgaaatggtGAAACATGCTAACATGTTTACTTGTGGAGACATAGAGATCGGTCATATAAATGTAAATGAAGCTATAGCTAACATGAGTTTGGAAAACGCTTCAAAACTAGCAGAAGAAGAAAATAGCGATCTGGTAACTGGTATATACGAAG GTGGCCTTAAAATTTGGGAGTGTACAAAAGACATGCTTGAGTATTTAGCAGACAATGAAAGTAAAATTATATTGAGAGACAAGAAGGTTTTGGACCTGGGATGTGGGGCTGGTATATTGGGTATATACTCCTTTCTAAAAGGATCAAAAGTAACATTCCAAGATTAT AATAGAGAAGTCTTGGAATATGTCACAATACCTAATGTTATTTTGAATATCGAAGAAGAAGATGCATGGGAACAAGAATTGAAGAAATGTAACTTCTTTTCGGGCGATTGGAGTTCTTTTAATAAGAAACTTGGTGATGATGACAAGTTTGACATTATTCTTACTTCAGAGACGATTTATAATGAAGATAACTATGAAAAACTAACAAATCTATTCATAAAGAGACTTAAGGAGGATGGTGTTGTTTATGTAGCTGCAAAGACATGTTATTTTGGTGTAGGGGGTGGCATAAGGCAATTTGAAAGTTCAATCAATAGTAATAAATCTCTTGATTGTGAAGTCTGTTGGAAAAACACTCATGGCATTCAGagagaaatattaaaaataacgcgaaaattataa
- the LOC135075748 gene encoding histidine protein methyltransferase 1 homolog isoform X1, whose amino-acid sequence MSRLASVLLSTNLTLKIIKSNCHLRSFLHGVNFEKKEDNIKWQECEEVMPSKQLKDFDEMVKHANMFTCGDIEIGHINVNEAIANMSLENASKLAEEENSDLVTGIYEGGLKIWECTKDMLEYLADNESKIILRDKKVLDLGCGAGILGIYSFLKGSKVTFQDYNREVLEYVTIPNVILNIEEEDAWEQELKKCNFFSGDWSSFNKKLGDDDKFDIILTSETIYNEDNYEKLTNLFIKRLKEDGVVYVAAKTCYFGVGGGIRQFESSINSNKSLDCEVCWKNTHGIQREILKITRKL is encoded by the exons ATGTCCCGGCTCGCATCTGTTTTATTGTCAACAAACCTAActcttaaaattattaaaagtaattgTCATTTAAGAAGTTTCTTACATGGTGTGAATT ttGAAAAAAAAGAAGATAATATTAAATGGCAGGAGTGTGAAGAAGTTATGCCATCTAAACAACTcaaggattttgatgaaatggtGAAACATGCTAACATGTTTACTTGTGGAGACATAGAGATCGGTCATATAAATGTAAATGAAGCTATAGCTAACATGAGTTTGGAAAACGCTTCAAAACTAGCAGAAGAAGAAAATAGCGATCTGGTAACTGGTATATACGAAG GTGGCCTTAAAATTTGGGAGTGTACAAAAGACATGCTTGAGTATTTAGCAGACAATGAAAGTAAAATTATATTGAGAGACAAGAAGGTTTTGGACCTGGGATGTGGGGCTGGTATATTGGGTATATACTCCTTTCTAAAAGGATCAAAAGTAACATTCCAAGATTAT AATAGAGAAGTCTTGGAATATGTCACAATACCTAATGTTATTTTGAATATCGAAGAAGAAGATGCATGGGAACAAGAATTGAAGAAATGTAACTTCTTTTCGGGCGATTGGAGTTCTTTTAATAAGAAACTTGGTGATGATGACAAGTTTGACATTATTCTTACTTCAGAGACGATTTATAATGAAGATAACTATGAAAAACTAACAAATCTATTCATAAAGAGACTTAAGGAGGATGGTGTTGTTTATGTAGCTGCAAAGACATGTTATTTTGGTGTAGGGGGTGGCATAAGGCAATTTGAAAGTTCAATCAATAGTAATAAATCTCTTGATTGTGAAGTCTGTTGGAAAAACACTCATGGCATTCAGagagaaatattaaaaataacgcgaaaattataa
- the LOC135075748 gene encoding histidine protein methyltransferase 1 homolog isoform X5 — MFRIIDLIIEKKEDNIKWQECEEVMPSKQLKDFDEMVKHANMFTCGDIEIGHINVNEAIANMSLENASKLAEEENSDLVTGIYEGGLKIWECTKDMLEYLADNESKIILRDKKVLDLGCGAGILGIYSFLKGSKVTFQDYNREVLEYVTIPNVILNIEEEDAWEQELKKCNFFSGDWSSFNKKLGDDDKFDIILTSETIYNEDNYEKLTNLFIKRLKEDGVVYVAAKTCYFGVGGGIRQFESSINSNKSLDCEVCWKNTHGIQREILKITRKL, encoded by the exons ATGTTTAGAATAATCGATCTTATTA ttGAAAAAAAAGAAGATAATATTAAATGGCAGGAGTGTGAAGAAGTTATGCCATCTAAACAACTcaaggattttgatgaaatggtGAAACATGCTAACATGTTTACTTGTGGAGACATAGAGATCGGTCATATAAATGTAAATGAAGCTATAGCTAACATGAGTTTGGAAAACGCTTCAAAACTAGCAGAAGAAGAAAATAGCGATCTGGTAACTGGTATATACGAAG GTGGCCTTAAAATTTGGGAGTGTACAAAAGACATGCTTGAGTATTTAGCAGACAATGAAAGTAAAATTATATTGAGAGACAAGAAGGTTTTGGACCTGGGATGTGGGGCTGGTATATTGGGTATATACTCCTTTCTAAAAGGATCAAAAGTAACATTCCAAGATTAT AATAGAGAAGTCTTGGAATATGTCACAATACCTAATGTTATTTTGAATATCGAAGAAGAAGATGCATGGGAACAAGAATTGAAGAAATGTAACTTCTTTTCGGGCGATTGGAGTTCTTTTAATAAGAAACTTGGTGATGATGACAAGTTTGACATTATTCTTACTTCAGAGACGATTTATAATGAAGATAACTATGAAAAACTAACAAATCTATTCATAAAGAGACTTAAGGAGGATGGTGTTGTTTATGTAGCTGCAAAGACATGTTATTTTGGTGTAGGGGGTGGCATAAGGCAATTTGAAAGTTCAATCAATAGTAATAAATCTCTTGATTGTGAAGTCTGTTGGAAAAACACTCATGGCATTCAGagagaaatattaaaaataacgcgaaaattataa
- the LOC135075748 gene encoding histidine protein methyltransferase 1 homolog isoform X4, with amino-acid sequence MFRIIDLINVDDEKVEKKEDNIKWQECEEVMPSKQLKDFDEMVKHANMFTCGDIEIGHINVNEAIANMSLENASKLAEEENSDLVTGIYEGGLKIWECTKDMLEYLADNESKIILRDKKVLDLGCGAGILGIYSFLKGSKVTFQDYNREVLEYVTIPNVILNIEEEDAWEQELKKCNFFSGDWSSFNKKLGDDDKFDIILTSETIYNEDNYEKLTNLFIKRLKEDGVVYVAAKTCYFGVGGGIRQFESSINSNKSLDCEVCWKNTHGIQREILKITRKL; translated from the exons ATGTTTAGAATAATCGATCTTATTA ACGTCGACGAtgaaaaag ttGAAAAAAAAGAAGATAATATTAAATGGCAGGAGTGTGAAGAAGTTATGCCATCTAAACAACTcaaggattttgatgaaatggtGAAACATGCTAACATGTTTACTTGTGGAGACATAGAGATCGGTCATATAAATGTAAATGAAGCTATAGCTAACATGAGTTTGGAAAACGCTTCAAAACTAGCAGAAGAAGAAAATAGCGATCTGGTAACTGGTATATACGAAG GTGGCCTTAAAATTTGGGAGTGTACAAAAGACATGCTTGAGTATTTAGCAGACAATGAAAGTAAAATTATATTGAGAGACAAGAAGGTTTTGGACCTGGGATGTGGGGCTGGTATATTGGGTATATACTCCTTTCTAAAAGGATCAAAAGTAACATTCCAAGATTAT AATAGAGAAGTCTTGGAATATGTCACAATACCTAATGTTATTTTGAATATCGAAGAAGAAGATGCATGGGAACAAGAATTGAAGAAATGTAACTTCTTTTCGGGCGATTGGAGTTCTTTTAATAAGAAACTTGGTGATGATGACAAGTTTGACATTATTCTTACTTCAGAGACGATTTATAATGAAGATAACTATGAAAAACTAACAAATCTATTCATAAAGAGACTTAAGGAGGATGGTGTTGTTTATGTAGCTGCAAAGACATGTTATTTTGGTGTAGGGGGTGGCATAAGGCAATTTGAAAGTTCAATCAATAGTAATAAATCTCTTGATTGTGAAGTCTGTTGGAAAAACACTCATGGCATTCAGagagaaatattaaaaataacgcgaaaattataa
- the LOC135075750 gene encoding pyridoxine/pyridoxamine 5'-phosphate oxidase-like — MGLNRFIFLFTNLRSSNFNLYHKMSIDIGGMRIRYKDKNETFLEKHLVAKEPFGQFKAWFEEACGRKEILEPNAMCLATATRDGYPSARFVLCKGYGKDGFKFFTNHGSRKAKEMSDNPNVAATFYWEILNRSVRIEGHIEKLPEEESTKYFHSRPVPSQIAACASYQSTPIESRDILCEREAVLEAEYMIPGKEVPKPEFWGGYIIIPRAVEFWQGQRDRLHDRIKFRKLRDGENVDGKLLHQGDEGWVYERLSP, encoded by the exons ATGGGATTAAAccgtttcatatttttatttacgaaTCTGAGGAGTTCCAACTTCAACTTATATCACAAAATGAGTATCGACATTGGAG GTATGAGAATTAGGTATAAGGATAAAAATGAAACctttttggaaaaacatttAGTTGCCAAAGAACCATTCGGGCAGTTTAAAGCCTGGTTTGAAGAAGCTTGTGGTCGTAAAGAGATTCTTGAACCTAATGCTATGTGCCTGGCAACAGCTACAAG AGATGGATACCCTTCGGCACGCTTTGTTTTATGTAAAGGTTATGGCAAAGAtggatttaagttttttaccAATCATGGCAGTAGAAAAGCCAAAGAAATG AGTGATAATCCAAATGTTGCGGCTACATTTTATTGGGAAATCCTGAATAGATCTGTAAGAATCGAGGGCCATATTGAAAAGCTTCCTGAAGAGGAATCTACAAAATACTTCCATTCAAGACCTGTACCCAGTCAAATAGCAGCATGTGCAAGCTACCAAAGTACACCTATAGAATCCAGAGATATTCTATGTGAACGTGAAGCTGTGTTGGAAGCAGAATACATGATACCTGGAAAAGAAGTTCCGAAACCTGAATTTTG GGGTGGATACATAATAATACCACGAGCTGTGGAGTTTTGGCAAGGTCAGCGGGATCGCTTGCATGACAGAATAAAATTCAGAAAGCTTCGGGACGGAGAAAATGTAGATGGAAAACTACTGCATCAAGGCGACGAGGGATGGGTTTACGAAAGGTTGTCTCCTTAa